A stretch of the bacterium genome encodes the following:
- a CDS encoding TlpA family protein disulfide reductase, with amino-acid sequence MTQNVTFTVTKLDVDGSPADDRFAFMAPEGLRVAATLEQLANPESMAGQPAPDAVLTGLDGKTFKLSDLRGKVVFLDLWATWCGPCRMEMPHLEKLHKELGEQVAFVAASSEEQTVIEAFLTRTPYTMRIVRIGEDDARLKFKAVSIPTGFVIDKEGVIRAHLVGAQSEGQLRKALARAGVGS; translated from the coding sequence ATGACCCAGAACGTCACCTTCACGGTGACGAAGCTGGACGTGGACGGCAGCCCGGCCGACGACCGATTCGCATTCATGGCGCCCGAAGGCCTGCGTGTGGCCGCGACCCTGGAGCAGCTGGCCAATCCCGAATCGATGGCGGGCCAGCCCGCTCCCGACGCCGTGCTGACCGGGCTCGACGGCAAAACCTTCAAGCTGTCCGACCTGCGCGGCAAGGTGGTCTTCCTGGACCTCTGGGCCACCTGGTGCGGTCCCTGCCGCATGGAGATGCCGCACCTCGAGAAGCTGCACAAGGAGCTGGGCGAGCAGGTCGCCTTCGTGGCCGCCAGCAGCGAAGAGCAGACGGTGATCGAGGCGTTCCTGACGCGCACGCCCTACACGATGCGGATCGTGCGCATCGGCGAGGACGACGCGCGCCTGAAGTTCAAGGCCGTGAGCATCCCCACGGGCTTCGTGATCGACAAGGAAGGCGTCATCCGTGCGCACCTGGTCGGGGCGCAGAGCGAGGGGCAGCTTCGGAAGGCCCTGGCTCGGGCCGGGGTCGGTAGCTGA
- a CDS encoding OmpA family protein codes for MQEVTGRNQRRSHAVLTRALSWLVAGIGVLVPLASVGAEVPVHRWGLGLESGVLKLQDGAWDYSAADQFGRLRLGRGLSRHWSLHFAWTQGHVRNGVDTRGESAGWSFDSQPPYRTLLSQPMLELEHRLSPGAFISPMLTVGLGVTSWRVIRTGPDDVGWFPEGETISGYDTDGNEVELSATTPTLGFGLGFDVTLGRSLHLGFGGRYQLLQGNDRDNVGLSEIWGTEHVDANTALTSAWAGLTWWMGSSDGDGDGVPDDRDQCPTEPEDRDGYNDLDGCPDPDNDGDGAPDGRDQCPQLAEDHDGWQDDDGCPDLDNDGDGIPDGRDRCPDQPEDVDGDTDSDGCPDLDTDGDGVPDDRDRCPGTEPDSLVDADGCLKAVPVSPDRAVHVAEPAADFTLEGVAFASGSADLTASARAQLEEAAAWLAGEPGAVEIRGHTDASGDAEANRALSLRRAESVRRAFIEMGLPAARLTAVGRGEDSPIADNATPEGRAKNRRVEIRRQP; via the coding sequence CGTCGGTCGGCGCCGAAGTTCCGGTCCACCGCTGGGGCCTGGGCCTCGAGAGCGGCGTCCTGAAGCTCCAGGACGGCGCCTGGGACTACAGCGCCGCCGACCAGTTCGGCCGCCTGCGCCTGGGTCGCGGGCTGAGCCGACACTGGAGCCTGCACTTCGCCTGGACGCAGGGCCATGTGCGCAACGGCGTCGACACGCGCGGCGAATCGGCGGGCTGGTCGTTCGACTCGCAACCGCCGTACCGCACGCTGCTCAGCCAGCCGATGCTGGAGCTCGAGCACCGGCTGTCGCCGGGCGCATTCATCAGCCCGATGCTGACGGTCGGGCTGGGTGTGACATCGTGGCGCGTGATCCGCACCGGACCCGACGATGTCGGCTGGTTCCCCGAGGGCGAGACCATCAGCGGCTACGACACCGACGGCAACGAGGTCGAGTTGTCGGCCACGACGCCGACCCTCGGCTTCGGGCTCGGCTTCGACGTTACCCTGGGCCGCTCGCTGCACCTGGGCTTCGGCGGCCGCTACCAGCTGCTGCAGGGCAACGACCGCGACAACGTCGGCCTGAGCGAGATCTGGGGCACCGAACACGTGGATGCCAACACGGCGCTGACCAGCGCCTGGGCGGGCCTGACCTGGTGGATGGGCTCCTCCGACGGCGACGGCGACGGCGTGCCCGACGACCGCGACCAGTGCCCCACCGAACCGGAGGATCGCGACGGCTACAACGACCTCGACGGCTGCCCCGACCCCGACAACGACGGCGACGGCGCCCCCGACGGCCGCGACCAGTGCCCGCAGCTGGCCGAGGACCACGACGGCTGGCAGGACGATGACGGCTGCCCCGACCTCGACAACGACGGTGACGGCATCCCCGACGGGCGCGACCGCTGCCCCGACCAGCCCGAGGATGTCGACGGCGACACCGACAGCGACGGCTGCCCCGACCTGGACACCGACGGCGACGGCGTGCCCGACGACCGCGACCGCTGCCCCGGCACCGAGCCCGATTCGCTGGTCGATGCCGACGGTTGCCTCAAGGCGGTTCCGGTGAGTCCCGATCGCGCCGTGCACGTGGCCGAACCGGCCGCCGACTTCACCCTGGAAGGCGTCGCCTTCGCCAGCGGCAGCGCCGACCTGACGGCGTCGGCGCGGGCCCAGCTCGAGGAAGCGGCTGCCTGGCTGGCCGGCGAGCCCGGCGCCGTCGAGATCCGCGGCCACACCGACGCATCCGGCGATGCCGAGGCCAATCGGGCGCTCTCCCTCCGGAGGGCCGAGTCCGTGCGACGCGCGTTCATCGAGATGGGATTGCCGGCGGCGCGGCTGACCGCTGTCGGGCGCGGCGAGGATTCACCGATCGCCGACAACGCCACGCCCGAAGGTCGGGCAAAGAACCGCCGTGTAGAAATTCGCCGGCAACCGTAG